The genomic segment TACTTGAAATATCAGGTAAATCTTTAAAAGCCTCTAATGTTTTTTCTGGTTCACTTGTATCAGGGCGAAAATCAGCAAGCTCCCCGACTGGTAATTTTGATAACTCCTCATATGTACTTGGAAGAGGATCTATTTCAATACTACTTTCTTTCGCTTTATCTTTCTGTTTATTTTCCTGCTTCTTTTCCTTTACTCGTTCAATCACCTGTTGTTTTTCTTCTAAATTTTCAGTATTATCAACCGTATTACATGCCGGCATCGTAATTAGTATTAAAAAAAGGAACAATAATGTAAATAAACCTCTTCCCATTAAATACACCTTCTATCTGTTTCTAGTTTATTTCATTTACCAGCAAAAAAATTAAACAACACAAATAAACACACAGGCAAGTTAAGTATTCTAAATGTTTCTTGGATGGACTTAACTCTGGCTGTGTGTTACTTTCTTAGGTCTTATTTAAAAATTGATACTATGTCAAAAAATAGACACAGATTTTTCTACCGCGCTTTCGCTTGGTGGCCGTTATAAAAAAGTTTAAATAAAGAGCAATTTAAACTTTTTTATAACGGTAAAATCAAGCTGCGTAATTTCTATACATTCGCTTAAATTCATTTGGTGTAAAATAACCCAACGTCGAATGAATCCGCTTAGAATTGTAGAAGAACTTGATATATTCGAACAATGATTTTTTCGCTTCTTCCCTAGTTCTATACTTAATCTGATACACTAGTTCACGTTTAAGAATGCCATGAAAAGACTCAATACAAGCAGCATTGTCATAACAGTTACCTTTTCGGCTCAAACTACCTATCATATTGTACTTTTTAATAGTTTCTGATACTCGCAGGAGGCATATTAATCACCACGCTCTGAGTGATGAATCACACTCTCCCCT from the Bacillus sp. (in: firmicutes) genome contains:
- a CDS encoding amino acid dehydrogenase — translated: MGRGLFTLLFLFLILITMPACNTVDNTENLEEKQQVIERVKEKKQENKQKDKAKESSIEIDPLPSTYEELSKLPVGELADFRPDTSEPEKTLEAFKDLPDISS
- a CDS encoding IS3 family transposase; the encoded protein is MIGSLSRKGNCYDNAACIESFHGILKRELVYQIKYRTREEAKKSLFEYIKFFYNSKRIHSTLGYFTPNEFKRMYRNYAA